The Methanofollis sp. UBA420 DNA segment GCCTTGTTTGCTGCCTCAATGGTGGAGAATCCTTCGACGTTCTCACCGAGTGCCTTGGCGATGTCGACGAAGCGGTCGGGTGCTGCGATGAGGTTGAACTTCTCGACGTGCGGCAGGAGAACGGCGTTGCAGACACCATGCGGCAGGTTGTAGAAGCCGCCGAGCTGGTGGGCCATTGCGTGGACGTATCCGAGGCTTGCGTTGTTGAAGGCGATGCCTGCGAGGTACTCGGCATGGGCCATCATGTCGCGGGCGACCATGTCGTCGCCGTTTGCGACGGCCGGGCGGAGCCACTTGCCGATGAGCTGGATGGCCATCAGGGCTGCGGCGTCTGTGGTCGGTGTTGCGATGGTGGAGACATAGGCCTCGACCGCGTGGGTGAGGGCGTCCATGCCGGTGGCGGCGGTGAGCGCGGGCGGCATGCTCTTCATCAGTTCGGGGTCGTTGATCGCGACGTTGGCAGTGTATTTCCAGTCAACGAGTGCCATCTTGACGTGGCGGCGGGTGTCGGTGATGACGGCGAAGCTTGTCATCTCAGATGCCGTGCCCGCGGTGGTGTTGACGGTGATAAAGGGCGGCAGGGCGTTCTTGGTCTTCCCGGCGCCTTCGTAGTCGTAGATCTGCCCGCCGTTGGTGGCGATGATCCCGATGCCCTTGGCACAGTCCATCGGGGACCCACCGCCGACAGCGACGATCATGTCGCAGCTCTCTTTTGCGTACATCGCCGCACCCTCGTGGACAGAGATGTCGGTCGGGTTCGGTTCGGCACCGGCGAAGACAGCATAGTCAACGCCAGACCCCTTGAGGAGGGTACCGACGTCCTCGGCGAGGGCCTTGCCGTGTCGACCCTTTCCTGAGACGATCAGGGCCTTCTTGGCGTTGAGCATCTTTGCCCAGGTACCGATCTCTTTCACTGCTCCTGCGCCCATCAGGGCGACTGCCGGGTTCAGGTATGTGTAAACCATATTTACCACTCCATGGGGGCCCTCCTTCCGGAGTGCCCTATGCATGAACCCTTATGTTCGGTTGATATAAAGGGGGAAGATTTAATTCCAGGTCTATACGCTTTTATATTGTTTATTTATAATTATTAATCCTTTATTTTTCAATATAATTGTATAATGGGGTCTGATTATTGATGTTGTGCCGGATATGCCAGATTTAAATCATCATGGATGTTCATGAAAATATCTCGTGTACGGTCATATATCCCATGATAAATCATTATGGATGCCCCATTTCGGCCTGAAAATGTCAGAATTATGGCGGGTGTGTGGGTGCTGTCCCTGCGCTCTCCCTGTCCCTACTCTGCCCTTCCCTGAACTGGGGGAGAGGATCCGGTACATGGCTGGCTTTTCCCTGCCAGGAAAAAAGATCTTTTTCCGCTGTGCAGCCGAGAGCGATAAAAAAGAGGGTTTTATTTGAAGTAGACGCCGACATCCCGCTTTTTGCTGAAACGGGCGATGTTGATGACGAGAGGTGTGATCGCCTCAACGTACGGGGAGACGGCGAGGGGCCCGGCATCCAGTGCCTTCAACTCGGAGATCGAGTTGACGAGCTCCATGACCTCTGTCTTGGCATCGGCATGGTCGGAACAGACACAGACCGTGTAGTCGAGGGGTTCGGAGAGTTTCTGCCACTTCCCGGCCGGGATGTTGTTGAAGGCGGCGACCACCTTTGACTGCGGCAGGAGTTTCTGGAGTTGCTGGGCGGCCGAACCCTCTGCTGGCGGGTTGTACTTGAAGAAGTCGGCCCTGACCATCGGATTCATCAGGCTGATGATCGTCTTGCCCTCGAGGCCCTGGAGGGACTCGATCGTCCTCTCCAGGTTCTCTGCCGGGATCGAGAACACGACGACATCGGCCTGGTCGACGACGCCCTGGTTCGTGGTCGGGATGAGATCGAAGGGGAGACCGAGCACTTTGAGCGCGTAACTGCACATCTCGCAGGCCGCCTGAGCCTTCTCCTCAAGCCTGGATCCGATATAGACCGTATGGTTCTGGGAGAGCCGCAATGCCATGCCCTGTCCGATGCCACCGGTACCACCGATGATTCCTACTTTCATGGTCGGTGCGTATCCCATCGTTTGTAATTAATATTTTCTATCAGTAATTTTTCCAATATGGCTAAATATATCGTAAAAATTGTGAAGGATTCATTTGAAATCGAATCGGGTCTTTTATCGGCAATCAGGAGTGAAATATCTCTGCGATTCAATCCGAATTACTTATATCTCCGTACTCCTGGTCCCCGCTCGCCTGACCCTCTCTGTCAGGCCATGTCCCTGGAATTGCGCCTATATTGGGCTTGAATCCGCTGCGCTCCCCCGTCCGGGGGTGTTTGTATGGTCCCTCCTTGGAAGTCTCGGCGAAAAAACTCTTTTCGTTGTTTTAATTTTTTTATTTATTAAATAAATGTAATATTTCATTCTTACTGTTTAATCATGAAAAATGCTGGAATCTGGGGTTAAATCAACAGGCCTAAATACTTGGGCATTTTTTGAGTAATTATACCCATTTCATACTGATACACGGAGGGTTTGAAACGACAGAGACACAGGAACATATACCGACGGTGCAGCAGATCGTCGGGGCCTACCCCCGGGAACCCAGGTATCTGCTTGCGGCGTTGCAGGATATTCAGGCTCACTACAGTTATATCTCGGTCGAATCGATGCGGTCGGTTGCTGAACATCTCGGTGTCCCTGAAAGCCGTGTTTTCAGCGTCGCCACATTCTACAAGGCCCTGAGCCTCGTTCCCCAGGGGAAGAAGGTCGTCAAGGTCTGCAACGGGACCGCGTGCCATCTGCGTGGGGCTCCCGGCCTTGTCGGGGCACTGGAAAAGGCGCTTGGTATCAAGAACGGTGAGACGACCCCTGACGGGATCTTTACCATCCAGACCGTGAACTGCCTTGGCGCGTGTGCGATGGCACCGGTCATCATGATCAACGACCGGGTCTACGGGAAGGTGACCATCTCCCGGATCCCGGAAATTCTTGAGGAGGAGAGGCAAGATGCACTTCACAACGATTAAAGACCTTGAAGATCATCGTGTCCACCTCGTCGCCGGGGAACCTGACATCCCCCATGTCTGGGTCTGTGCCGGCCCGGGTTGCCTTGCGAACGGGAGCATGAACGTCTACCGCGCCTTCCTCGCCTGTGCAGAGGAGAAGGGGCTGAAGGTGGATGTGGACCTGA contains these protein-coding regions:
- a CDS encoding iron-containing alcohol dehydrogenase, producing the protein MVYTYLNPAVALMGAGAVKEIGTWAKMLNAKKALIVSGKGRHGKALAEDVGTLLKGSGVDYAVFAGAEPNPTDISVHEGAAMYAKESCDMIVAVGGGSPMDCAKGIGIIATNGGQIYDYEGAGKTKNALPPFITVNTTAGTASEMTSFAVITDTRRHVKMALVDWKYTANVAINDPELMKSMPPALTAATGMDALTHAVEAYVSTIATPTTDAAALMAIQLIGKWLRPAVANGDDMVARDMMAHAEYLAGIAFNNASLGYVHAMAHQLGGFYNLPHGVCNAVLLPHVEKFNLIAAPDRFVDIAKALGENVEGFSTIEAANKAIDAIKTLSVDIGIPAGVKELGAKEEDIPTLADNAMKDICGLTNPRRATKDEIMAIYRSAM
- the npdG gene encoding NADPH-dependent F420 reductase gives rise to the protein MKVGIIGGTGGIGQGMALRLSQNHTVYIGSRLEEKAQAACEMCSYALKVLGLPFDLIPTTNQGVVDQADVVVFSIPAENLERTIESLQGLEGKTIISLMNPMVRADFFKYNPPAEGSAAQQLQKLLPQSKVVAAFNNIPAGKWQKLSEPLDYTVCVCSDHADAKTEVMELVNSISELKALDAGPLAVSPYVEAITPLVINIARFSKKRDVGVYFK
- the nuoE gene encoding NADH-quinone oxidoreductase subunit NuoE, with amino-acid sequence MSNYTHFILIHGGFETTETQEHIPTVQQIVGAYPREPRYLLAALQDIQAHYSYISVESMRSVAEHLGVPESRVFSVATFYKALSLVPQGKKVVKVCNGTACHLRGAPGLVGALEKALGIKNGETTPDGIFTIQTVNCLGACAMAPVIMINDRVYGKVTISRIPEILEEERQDALHND